From a single Streptomyces rubradiris genomic region:
- a CDS encoding DUF998 domain-containing protein: MKVRIAGAAWLAGVAQFFVVHGIVQSAWERPYSWARNNISDLGNARCALQPDPTPRYVCSPEHGLMNGSFVVLGALLVVGAVLSGPLWRRGATARVARVLLAGAGAGFVLAGLAPADTSENQHVLGALLIMGTGNIGLLAAGSGLAPEAPALLRRAGGLLGVVALGAWGLFLSGNYLGMGMGGMERVAVFPLLVWASVVGAYGLVGPAVTRCGPLPAPR; the protein is encoded by the coding sequence GTGAAGGTTCGGATCGCCGGTGCCGCGTGGCTCGCCGGTGTGGCGCAGTTCTTCGTGGTGCACGGGATCGTGCAGTCGGCCTGGGAGCGGCCGTACAGCTGGGCGCGGAACAACATCAGCGACCTGGGCAACGCCCGGTGCGCCCTCCAGCCCGATCCCACGCCCCGCTACGTGTGCTCGCCCGAGCACGGCCTGATGAACGGCTCGTTCGTCGTCCTGGGCGCGCTGCTCGTCGTCGGCGCCGTGCTGTCCGGGCCGCTGTGGCGGCGCGGGGCCACCGCCCGGGTGGCCCGGGTGCTCCTGGCCGGCGCGGGCGCGGGCTTCGTGCTCGCCGGGCTGGCACCGGCGGACACCAGCGAGAACCAGCACGTTCTCGGCGCCCTGCTCATCATGGGTACCGGCAACATCGGGCTGCTGGCGGCGGGGTCCGGCCTGGCCCCCGAGGCCCCGGCTCTCCTGCGCCGGGCCGGCGGCCTGCTGGGAGTCGTGGCGCTCGGCGCGTGGGGGCTCTTCCTCTCCGGGAACTACCTCGGGATGGGCATGGGGGGCATGGAGCGGGTCGCGGTGTTCCCCCTGCTGGTGTGGGCGTCGGTCGTCGGGGCGTACGGGCTGGTGGGCCCGGCCGTCACGCGATGTGGTCCTCTTCCAGCTCCGCGTTGA
- a CDS encoding response regulator transcription factor, translating to MLLAEDDRAIRHALERALRLEGYEVTAVADGVEALAQAHTDPPDVLVLDVMMPGIDGLQVCRVLRAEGDRTPILMLTALVETADRIAGLDAGADDYVVKPFDVEEVFARLRALLRRTSPAPAAAAVPPEGPAREAAQAAGRQLEAAGLRMDLQARRAWRGRRELELTRTEFELLELLVRNAGIVLDHSTIYDRIWGYDFGPGSKNLAVYVGYLRRKLDEPGAPQLIHTVRGVGYVLRED from the coding sequence GTGCTGCTCGCCGAAGACGACCGTGCCATCCGCCATGCCCTGGAGCGTGCCCTGAGGCTGGAGGGGTACGAGGTCACGGCGGTCGCCGACGGAGTGGAAGCGCTGGCGCAGGCTCACACCGACCCGCCGGACGTGCTCGTCCTCGACGTGATGATGCCCGGCATCGACGGCCTCCAGGTGTGCCGCGTGCTGCGCGCCGAGGGGGACCGCACCCCGATCCTGATGCTCACCGCCCTGGTGGAGACCGCCGACCGCATCGCGGGCCTGGACGCCGGCGCCGACGACTACGTGGTCAAGCCGTTCGACGTCGAGGAGGTCTTCGCGCGGCTGCGCGCGCTGCTGCGCCGCACCAGCCCCGCCCCGGCCGCTGCCGCCGTCCCCCCGGAGGGCCCGGCGCGGGAGGCGGCGCAGGCCGCGGGCCGGCAGCTGGAGGCCGCCGGCCTGCGCATGGACCTCCAGGCCCGCCGGGCCTGGCGCGGCCGGCGCGAACTGGAGCTGACCCGCACCGAGTTCGAGCTGCTGGAGCTGCTGGTGCGCAACGCGGGCATCGTCCTGGACCACTCCACCATCTACGACCGGATCTGGGGCTACGACTTCGGCCCCGGCTCCAAGAACCTCGCCGTCTACGTCGGCTATCTGCGCCGCAAGCTGGACGAGCCCGGCGCCCCGCAGCTGATCCACACCGTGCGGGGCGTGGGCTACGTGCTGCGGGAGGACTAG
- a CDS encoding CE1759 family FMN reductase produces the protein MKLVVVSAGLSVPSSTRLLADRLAAAVHGHTPVDVRVVEVRDLAVEVAHRFTNGFPGKALAAAQDAVAEADGLIVVTPVFSASYSGLFKSFFDVLDKDALAGKPVLIAATGGSARHSLVLDHALRPLFAHLRAVVVPTAVYAASEDWGAEGLPERIERAAGELAALMPATAARRAADEDVVPFTERLAALGQ, from the coding sequence ATGAAGCTCGTCGTCGTGTCGGCGGGACTGAGCGTCCCGTCCTCCACCCGGCTGCTCGCCGACCGGCTGGCCGCCGCCGTCCACGGGCACACCCCGGTGGACGTCCGGGTGGTCGAGGTGCGGGACCTCGCCGTCGAGGTCGCGCACCGGTTCACCAACGGCTTCCCGGGCAAGGCCCTCGCCGCCGCGCAGGACGCGGTGGCGGAGGCCGACGGGCTGATCGTGGTCACGCCGGTGTTCAGCGCGTCGTACAGCGGGCTGTTCAAATCCTTCTTCGACGTGCTGGACAAGGACGCGCTGGCGGGCAAGCCGGTGCTGATCGCCGCGACCGGGGGCTCGGCACGGCACTCGCTGGTGCTGGACCACGCCCTTCGGCCGCTGTTCGCCCACCTGCGGGCCGTGGTCGTACCCACCGCCGTGTACGCCGCCTCCGAGGACTGGGGCGCCGAGGGACTGCCCGAGCGGATCGAGCGGGCGGCGGGGGAACTGGCCGCGCTGATGCCGGCGACGGCGGCCCGGCGCGCGGCGGACGAGGATGTGGTGCCGTTCACCGAGCGGCTGGCGGCGCTGGGGCAGTGA
- a CDS encoding SDR family NAD(P)-dependent oxidoreductase — protein sequence MATAAPSAASRIAVVTGASSGIGAATARRLAAAGYRVVLTARRKDRIEALAEKLTKAGHSAVAYQLDVTDRAAVDEFASAFKTIGVLVNNAGGALGADPVATGDPADWRAMYETNVIGTLNVTQALLPKLEASGDGVVVVVSSTAGHGTYEGGAGYVAAKHGEHVLAETLRLEIVGRPVRVVEIAPGMVRTEEFALTRFGGDADKAAKVYEGVAEPLTADDVAETITWAVTRPSHVNIDLLVVRPRAQASNTKVHREQR from the coding sequence ATGGCCACCGCCGCCCCGTCCGCCGCCTCCCGCATCGCCGTCGTCACCGGCGCGAGCAGTGGCATCGGCGCCGCCACGGCCCGGCGGCTCGCCGCGGCCGGCTACCGCGTCGTCCTCACCGCCCGCCGCAAGGACCGCATCGAGGCCCTCGCCGAGAAGCTGACGAAGGCCGGGCACTCGGCGGTGGCCTATCAGCTCGACGTGACCGACCGCGCGGCCGTGGACGAGTTCGCCTCCGCCTTCAAGACGATCGGCGTCCTGGTGAACAACGCGGGCGGCGCCCTCGGCGCGGACCCGGTGGCCACCGGCGATCCGGCGGACTGGCGCGCGATGTACGAGACGAACGTCATCGGCACGCTGAACGTGACGCAGGCGCTGCTGCCGAAGCTGGAGGCGAGCGGCGACGGCGTGGTCGTGGTCGTCTCCTCCACCGCCGGCCACGGCACCTACGAGGGCGGCGCCGGCTACGTCGCCGCCAAGCACGGCGAGCACGTGCTCGCCGAGACCCTCCGCCTGGAGATCGTCGGCCGGCCGGTCCGGGTCGTCGAGATCGCGCCCGGCATGGTCCGCACGGAGGAGTTCGCGCTGACCCGCTTCGGCGGCGACGCGGACAAGGCGGCCAAGGTGTACGAGGGCGTGGCCGAGCCCCTCACCGCCGACGACGTGGCCGAGACGATCACCTGGGCGGTGACCCGCCCCAGCCACGTCAACATCGACCTGCTGGTGGTGCGCCCGCGCGCCCAGGCGTCCAACACCAAGGTGCACCGGGAACAGCGGTGA
- a CDS encoding DUF3558 domain-containing protein, with amino-acid sequence MQRKAYATGTAALLAALLAGCTSGSGDAGQADNANPGDTGRAAVAAQPGKYRTLPEPCGAVGHDALDTLLPGIQRITDPVQRDRAYQGDAELTFDTDRKVGCRWKVESADVTDRLSVDFERVVSYDNAVSDDDQAQRLFQEKQAAADLPATSGDTAPPATPTPTASAKGSPSGGASPSAKDPSGNSPSSSTTSGSASATPSGSADASAELQPRTLSDLGDEAYLDDQLSTSGPTAEQRTVTVVFRTSNVVVTLQYEEQPTATGTVPDSKEMQDRARDLAARLDDALGG; translated from the coding sequence GTGCAGCGGAAGGCCTACGCAACCGGCACCGCCGCCCTCCTCGCGGCGCTGCTGGCCGGCTGCACGAGCGGCTCCGGGGACGCCGGCCAGGCGGACAACGCCAACCCCGGCGACACCGGCCGGGCGGCCGTCGCCGCGCAGCCCGGCAAGTACCGCACCCTCCCCGAGCCCTGCGGCGCGGTCGGCCACGACGCCCTGGACACGCTGCTGCCCGGCATCCAGCGGATCACCGACCCCGTCCAGCGGGACCGGGCCTACCAGGGCGATGCCGAGCTGACCTTCGACACCGACCGCAAGGTGGGCTGCCGCTGGAAGGTCGAGTCGGCCGACGTCACCGACCGTCTCTCCGTCGACTTCGAGCGCGTGGTGTCGTACGACAACGCGGTCAGCGACGACGACCAGGCGCAGCGGCTGTTCCAGGAGAAGCAGGCCGCCGCCGACCTGCCCGCGACGAGCGGGGACACGGCACCGCCCGCGACGCCCACGCCGACGGCGTCCGCGAAGGGCTCCCCGAGCGGCGGCGCGTCCCCGTCGGCGAAGGACCCGTCCGGCAACTCCCCCTCTTCCTCGACCACTTCGGGCTCCGCCTCGGCCACGCCGTCCGGTTCCGCCGACGCCTCCGCCGAGCTCCAGCCCCGCACCCTGTCCGACCTCGGTGACGAGGCGTACCTGGACGACCAGCTCAGCACCTCCGGTCCGACCGCCGAACAGCGCACGGTGACTGTGGTGTTCCGCACGTCCAACGTCGTCGTCACCCTCCAGTACGAGGAGCAGCCGACGGCCACCGGAACGGTCCCGGACAGCAAGGAAATGCAGGACAGGGCCCGTGACCTGGCCGCCCGGCTGGACGACGCGCTCGGCGGCTGA
- a CDS encoding TetR/AcrR family transcriptional regulator: MTNSVDRRTQAAQKRRRLAAAAARVLHEQGIERTTLADIAHEAGVPVGNVYYYFKTKDELVRAALGEHRDRLDELTAGLDRLPAPHDRLRALVETWVSQRETTARYGCPTGTLAAELGKRADDSLHAEAGAVLRRLSDWTAAQFRAWGVPDPDDHARTLVSAHQGMSALTHALRDPSVTTREATRLLHWLDSLRAGPGISP; encoded by the coding sequence ATGACGAACTCAGTTGACCGTCGGACGCAGGCGGCACAGAAGCGCCGCCGCCTCGCGGCGGCGGCGGCCCGGGTCCTGCACGAGCAGGGCATCGAGCGCACCACCCTCGCCGACATCGCGCACGAGGCCGGCGTCCCGGTCGGGAACGTCTACTACTACTTCAAGACCAAGGACGAGCTGGTCCGGGCGGCGCTGGGCGAGCACCGCGACCGGCTGGACGAGCTCACCGCCGGGCTGGACCGGCTGCCGGCCCCGCACGACCGCCTCAGGGCCCTGGTCGAGACCTGGGTGTCCCAGCGCGAGACCACCGCCCGGTACGGCTGCCCGACCGGCACCCTGGCCGCCGAACTCGGCAAGCGGGCGGACGACTCCCTGCACGCCGAGGCCGGCGCGGTGCTCCGCCGCCTGTCGGACTGGACCGCCGCCCAGTTCCGCGCCTGGGGCGTCCCCGACCCCGACGACCACGCCCGCACCCTGGTCTCCGCCCACCAGGGCATGTCCGCCCTGACCCACGCCCTGCGCGACCCGTCCGTCACCACCCGCGAGGCCACCCGCCTGCTGCACTGGCTGGACTCGCTGCGGGCCGGTCCCGGCATCAGCCCTTGA
- a CDS encoding ATP-binding protein produces the protein MGPRRRLPERPRPRLISLRTTFALSFAAVTAAVTVLVGILSYNSAARLVRVDQQSVFTQVMQDVRDEVRQQPMSPDDFSSSRPGHDLVRPARTDVQVLGASGQIVDHGTPVLPVTAQDRAVAVALRAGEVVEHKDVRVEADLFRIATVSLGDGRGAVQVAQEFSDTEDLLRALQQRTLILMAAVVVAAGLFGWWLARRITRRLVVLTSAAEDVARTRRLGIQVPVTGLDEVGRLGRAFDRMLGRLAQSEEDQRRLVQDAGHELRTPLTSLRTNISLLRRIDELPPESREELVADLTQEARELTDLVNELVDLAAGQSDAEPPQRVDLADLAEDVVGLARRRTGRQVVLRVSGETTAHGRSGMLQRAISNLVENAAKFDRDGTAPIEVGVTGPARPGTVRVEVLDRGPGIADGDLVRIFDRFYRAADARSLPGSGLGLSIVREVARAHGGAPFAYRREGGGSVIGFTVGGGPVGGGGGGG, from the coding sequence ATGGGTCCGCGTCGGCGGCTGCCGGAGCGGCCACGGCCCAGGCTGATCTCCCTGCGCACCACCTTCGCGCTCTCCTTCGCCGCCGTCACCGCCGCCGTCACGGTCCTCGTCGGCATCCTGTCGTACAACTCCGCCGCGCGGCTCGTCCGGGTCGACCAGCAGTCGGTGTTCACCCAGGTCATGCAGGACGTCCGGGACGAGGTCCGGCAGCAGCCGATGAGCCCCGACGACTTCTCCTCCTCCCGTCCCGGGCACGACCTGGTCCGCCCCGCCCGCACCGACGTCCAGGTGCTCGGCGCGTCCGGGCAGATCGTGGACCACGGCACTCCGGTACTGCCCGTCACCGCCCAGGACCGTGCGGTGGCCGTCGCCCTGCGGGCCGGGGAGGTCGTCGAGCACAAGGACGTACGGGTGGAGGCGGACCTGTTCCGCATCGCCACCGTCTCGCTCGGCGACGGGCGGGGCGCGGTGCAGGTCGCGCAGGAGTTCAGCGACACCGAGGACCTGCTGCGGGCCCTCCAGCAGCGGACGCTGATCCTGATGGCGGCGGTCGTGGTGGCGGCCGGGCTGTTCGGCTGGTGGCTGGCCCGGCGCATCACCCGCCGGCTGGTGGTGCTGACCTCGGCCGCCGAGGACGTGGCCCGCACCCGGCGGCTGGGCATCCAGGTGCCGGTGACCGGGCTGGACGAGGTCGGGCGGCTGGGCCGCGCCTTCGACCGGATGCTGGGGCGGCTCGCGCAGTCGGAGGAGGACCAGCGCCGGCTGGTGCAGGACGCCGGGCACGAACTGCGCACCCCGCTCACCTCCCTGCGCACCAACATCTCGCTGCTGCGGCGCATCGACGAGCTGCCGCCCGAGTCCCGGGAGGAACTGGTCGCCGACCTCACCCAGGAGGCCCGGGAACTGACCGACCTGGTCAACGAGCTGGTCGACCTCGCCGCCGGGCAGTCCGACGCCGAGCCGCCGCAGCGGGTGGACCTCGCCGACCTCGCCGAGGACGTGGTCGGGCTGGCCCGGCGCCGTACCGGGCGGCAGGTCGTGCTGCGCGTGAGCGGTGAGACGACGGCCCACGGGCGGTCCGGGATGCTCCAGCGGGCCATCTCCAACCTGGTCGAGAACGCCGCCAAGTTCGACCGGGACGGCACCGCGCCGATCGAGGTGGGCGTCACCGGGCCGGCCCGGCCGGGCACGGTACGGGTGGAGGTGCTGGACCGGGGGCCGGGGATCGCCGACGGCGACCTCGTGCGCATCTTCGACCGCTTCTACCGTGCCGCCGACGCCCGCTCACTGCCCGGCTCCGGGCTCGGCCTGTCCATCGTCCGCGAGGTCGCCCGGGCCCATGGCGGAGCGCCGTTCGCCTACCGCCGCGAGGGCGGCGGCTCGGTCATCGGCTTCACGGTGGGCGGCGGGCCGGTGGGGGGCGGCGGGGGTGGTGGCTGA
- a CDS encoding RtcB family protein yields MSYVEIPGAKVPIRMWTDPATVEDVALRQLQNVATLPWIKGLAVMPDVHYGKGATVGSVIAMRDAVCPAAVGVDIGCGMSAVKTSLTANDLPGDLSRLRSRIEQAIPVGRGMHDDPVEPRGFHGLATAGWEDFWARFDGVAEAVRFRQERAWKQMGTLGSGNHFIEVCTDTDGSVWLMLHSGSRNIGKELAEHHIGVAQKLPHNQGLVDRDLAVFVADTPQMAAYRNDLFWAQEYAKYNRMLMMALLKDVIRKEFKKAKPVFEQEISCHHNYVAEERYDGMDLLVTRKGAIRAGSGDYGIIPGSMGTGSYIVRGLGNELAFNSASHGAGRRMSRNAAKRRFSTKDLEEQTRGVECRKDSGVVDEIPGAYKSIDQVIDQQQDLVRVVAKLRQVVCVKG; encoded by the coding sequence ATGTCGTACGTGGAGATACCGGGCGCGAAGGTGCCGATCCGGATGTGGACGGACCCGGCGACGGTCGAGGACGTGGCCCTGCGCCAGCTCCAGAACGTGGCGACCCTGCCGTGGATCAAGGGCCTGGCCGTGATGCCGGACGTGCACTACGGCAAGGGCGCGACGGTCGGCTCGGTCATCGCGATGCGGGACGCGGTGTGCCCGGCGGCGGTGGGCGTGGACATCGGCTGCGGGATGTCGGCGGTCAAGACCTCCCTGACCGCGAACGACCTGCCCGGCGATCTGTCCCGGCTGCGGTCGAGGATCGAGCAGGCCATCCCGGTGGGCCGGGGGATGCACGACGACCCGGTCGAGCCCCGGGGCTTCCACGGACTGGCCACGGCCGGCTGGGAGGACTTCTGGGCGCGGTTCGACGGGGTCGCCGAAGCGGTCAGGTTCCGTCAGGAACGTGCCTGGAAGCAGATGGGAACGCTCGGCAGTGGAAACCACTTCATCGAGGTGTGCACCGACACGGACGGTTCCGTGTGGCTGATGCTCCACTCCGGCTCCCGCAACATCGGCAAGGAACTCGCCGAGCACCACATCGGCGTCGCCCAGAAGCTCCCGCACAACCAGGGCCTGGTCGACCGCGACCTCGCCGTCTTCGTCGCGGACACCCCGCAGATGGCGGCCTACCGCAACGACCTGTTCTGGGCGCAGGAGTACGCCAAGTACAACCGCATGCTCATGATGGCGCTCCTGAAGGACGTGATCCGCAAGGAGTTCAAGAAGGCCAAGCCGGTCTTCGAGCAGGAGATCTCCTGCCACCACAACTACGTGGCGGAGGAGCGGTACGACGGCATGGACCTGCTCGTCACCCGCAAGGGCGCGATCCGGGCCGGCTCCGGGGACTACGGCATCATCCCCGGCTCGATGGGCACGGGCTCGTACATCGTGCGCGGCCTCGGCAACGAGCTGGCCTTCAACTCGGCCTCGCACGGCGCCGGCCGGCGGATGAGCCGGAACGCGGCCAAGCGGCGCTTCTCCACGAAGGACCTGGAGGAGCAGACCCGGGGCGTGGAGTGCCGCAAGGACTCCGGTGTCGTGGACGAGATCCCGGGCGCCTACAAGTCGATCGACCAGGTCATCGACCAGCAGCAGGACCTGGTGCGGGTGGTGGCCAAGCTGAGGCAGGTCGTCTGCGTCAAGGGCTGA
- a CDS encoding DUF3558 family protein, which yields MQRAAQRDDRAQRHQRAKRLRHALVCAAAVPAVLITAGCSSDSGDSKAKTGESAGETASGSTKPSASASPTVRPAAYGKLPDPCTALSQKTLGDLVPKASKSGKKGGSDEPSSRASCAWDSLANNGVKGSQFRWLNVSLLRFDSDVTRGAADEQAHAYFSRQVQDAQSVDGAKDTKMVPLSGTGAEAAAVRYDLKKKEGLFKQQTVVARVENVVVTLDYNGAGLAGEKTPDADDLMKDAQQALKEAVASVSKANGASADPSSQPSDSASGKPSESSSPSASASETAGKKV from the coding sequence ATGCAGCGAGCAGCCCAGCGAGACGACCGTGCCCAGCGACACCAGCGAGCCAAGCGCCTGCGCCACGCGCTGGTCTGCGCGGCAGCCGTTCCGGCGGTCCTGATCACCGCCGGCTGCTCCTCGGACTCCGGTGACTCCAAGGCCAAGACCGGCGAGAGCGCCGGCGAGACGGCGAGCGGCAGCACCAAGCCGTCCGCGAGCGCGTCGCCGACCGTACGGCCCGCCGCGTACGGCAAGCTGCCCGACCCGTGCACCGCGCTGTCGCAGAAGACCCTGGGCGACCTGGTCCCCAAGGCATCGAAGTCGGGCAAGAAGGGCGGCTCCGACGAGCCGTCGTCGCGGGCCTCCTGCGCCTGGGACAGCCTGGCCAACAACGGCGTGAAGGGCTCGCAGTTCCGCTGGCTGAACGTCTCCCTGCTGCGCTTCGACTCGGACGTCACGCGGGGCGCCGCCGACGAGCAGGCGCACGCGTACTTCAGCCGGCAGGTGCAGGACGCCCAGTCGGTGGACGGCGCGAAGGACACCAAGATGGTGCCGCTGTCCGGGACCGGCGCGGAGGCGGCGGCGGTGCGCTACGACCTGAAGAAGAAGGAGGGCCTCTTCAAGCAGCAGACGGTCGTCGCCCGGGTGGAGAACGTCGTGGTCACCCTGGACTACAACGGCGCCGGTCTCGCGGGCGAGAAGACGCCGGACGCCGACGACCTGATGAAGGACGCGCAGCAGGCGCTGAAGGAGGCCGTGGCGTCGGTGTCGAAGGCCAACGGCGCGTCCGCCGACCCGAGTTCGCAGCCGTCGGACTCCGCGTCCGGGAAGCCTTCGGAGTCGTCCTCGCCGAGCGCGTCCGCGTCCGAGACGGCCGGCAAGAAGGTCTGA
- a CDS encoding LLM class flavin-dependent oxidoreductase, with amino-acid sequence MQFGIFSVGDVTTDPTTGRTPTEAERIKAMVTIALKAEEVGLDVFATGEHHNPPFVPSSPTTMLGYIAARTEKLILSTSTTLITTNDPVKIAEDFAMLQHLADGRVDLMMGRGNTGPVYPWFGQDIRQGINLAIENYALLRRLWREDVVDWEGKFRTPLQGFTATPRPLDGVPPFVWHGSIRSPEIAEQAAYYGDGFFHNNIFWPADHTKRMIELYRARYAHHGHGTPEQAIVGLGGQVFMRKNSQDAVREFRPYFDNAPVYGHGPSLEDFTEQTPLTVGSPQQVIEKTLSFREYAGDYQRQLFLMDHAGLPLKTVLEQLDMLGEEVVPVLREEFAKDRPADVPDAPTHQSLTTAARKKEAVA; translated from the coding sequence ATGCAGTTCGGGATCTTCAGCGTCGGGGACGTGACCACCGACCCGACCACCGGACGGACGCCGACCGAGGCCGAGCGGATCAAGGCGATGGTCACCATCGCGCTGAAGGCGGAGGAGGTCGGGCTGGACGTCTTCGCCACCGGTGAGCACCACAACCCGCCGTTCGTGCCGTCGTCCCCGACCACGATGCTCGGCTACATAGCCGCCCGCACCGAGAAGCTGATCCTGTCCACCTCCACCACCCTGATCACCACCAACGACCCGGTGAAGATCGCGGAGGACTTCGCGATGCTCCAGCACCTGGCCGACGGCAGGGTGGACCTGATGATGGGGCGCGGTAACACCGGGCCGGTGTACCCGTGGTTCGGCCAGGACATCCGGCAGGGCATCAACCTCGCCATCGAGAACTACGCCCTGCTGCGCCGGCTGTGGCGCGAGGACGTCGTGGACTGGGAGGGCAAGTTCCGCACCCCGCTGCAGGGCTTCACCGCCACGCCCCGCCCGCTGGACGGCGTCCCGCCGTTCGTCTGGCACGGCTCCATCCGCTCCCCGGAGATCGCCGAGCAGGCCGCGTACTACGGCGACGGCTTCTTCCACAACAACATCTTCTGGCCCGCCGACCACACCAAGCGGATGATCGAGCTGTACCGCGCGCGCTACGCCCACCACGGGCACGGCACCCCGGAGCAGGCGATCGTCGGCCTGGGCGGCCAGGTGTTCATGCGGAAGAACTCCCAGGACGCGGTGCGGGAGTTCCGCCCGTACTTCGACAACGCCCCGGTCTACGGCCACGGGCCCTCGCTGGAGGACTTCACCGAGCAGACCCCGCTCACCGTGGGCTCCCCGCAGCAGGTGATCGAGAAGACGCTCTCCTTCCGCGAGTACGCCGGCGACTACCAGCGCCAGCTGTTCCTGATGGACCACGCCGGCCTGCCGCTGAAGACCGTCCTGGAACAGCTCGACATGCTCGGCGAGGAGGTCGTGCCCGTGCTGCGCGAGGAGTTCGCCAAGGACCGTCCGGCGGACGTGCCGGACGCGCCCACCCACCAGTCCCTGACCACCGCCGCGCGGAAGAAGGAGGCCGTCGCATGA
- a CDS encoding DUF2637 domain-containing protein: protein MHRVLIGVVVTGALIIAGIGFAGSYAAVRELAVKKGFGNFSYVFPIGIDAGICVLLALDLLLTWIRIPFPLLRQTAWLLTAATIAFNGAAAWPDPLGVGMHAVIPVLFVVAVEAARHAVGRIADITADKHMEGVRLTRWLLSPLPTFLLWRRMKLWELRSYDQVIKLEQERLVYQARLRSRFGRAWRRKAPVESLMPLRLARYGVPLADTAPAGLAAAGIDPVLLPAAPRPQALAPATADRAATADRAAAADRPAEAAPHRPDPAAARRPAEAPPADEESPWFQAPREVEYHGGYDPTYDPMLQEPQYAPEEQYEGWYEEQAPEDFQQPSPEETGSFPIPVSATRTRELGEGGGSPEPDPTEEDYYQVFRKSIDGSFPTPHQYAEAVEATYRITLAPRDAERMVNRFTNRFNAELEEDHIA, encoded by the coding sequence ATGCACCGCGTTCTCATCGGCGTGGTCGTGACCGGTGCGCTGATCATCGCCGGTATCGGCTTCGCCGGTTCGTACGCGGCCGTCCGTGAGCTGGCCGTCAAGAAGGGCTTCGGGAACTTCTCCTATGTGTTCCCGATCGGCATCGACGCGGGCATCTGTGTCCTCCTCGCCCTGGATCTGCTGCTGACCTGGATCCGGATTCCCTTCCCGCTGCTGCGCCAGACGGCGTGGCTGCTGACGGCGGCGACGATCGCGTTCAACGGCGCCGCCGCCTGGCCGGACCCGCTGGGCGTGGGCATGCACGCGGTGATCCCGGTGCTGTTCGTGGTGGCGGTCGAGGCGGCCCGGCACGCGGTCGGCCGCATCGCCGACATCACGGCGGACAAGCACATGGAGGGCGTCCGCCTCACCCGCTGGCTGCTCTCCCCGCTGCCGACGTTCCTGCTGTGGCGCCGCATGAAGCTGTGGGAGCTGCGCTCCTACGACCAGGTCATCAAGCTGGAGCAGGAACGTCTCGTCTACCAGGCCCGGCTGCGCTCCCGCTTCGGCCGCGCCTGGCGCCGCAAGGCCCCGGTGGAGTCCCTGATGCCGCTGCGCCTGGCGCGCTACGGCGTCCCGCTCGCGGACACGGCCCCGGCGGGCCTGGCCGCGGCGGGCATCGACCCGGTCCTGCTCCCCGCGGCCCCGCGCCCGCAGGCCCTCGCCCCCGCCACGGCCGACCGCGCCGCCACGGCCGACCGCGCCGCCGCAGCCGACCGCCCGGCCGAGGCGGCCCCGCACCGGCCGGACCCCGCCGCCGCGCGGCGGCCCGCCGAGGCGCCCCCGGCCGACGAGGAGAGCCCCTGGTTCCAGGCCCCGCGCGAGGTCGAGTACCACGGCGGCTACGACCCCACCTACGACCCGATGCTCCAGGAACCCCAGTACGCCCCCGAGGAGCAGTACGAGGGCTGGTACGAGGAGCAGGCCCCGGAGGACTTCCAGCAGCCCTCCCCGGAGGAGACCGGCAGCTTCCCGATCCCGGTGAGCGCGACCCGCACCCGCGAACTCGGCGAGGGCGGCGGCAGCCCGGAGCCGGACCCGACGGAGGAGGACTACTACCAGGTCTTCCGCAAGTCCATCGACGGCAGCTTCCCCACCCCGCACCAGTACGCCGAGGCGGTCGAGGCGACGTACCGCATCACGCTGGCCCCGCGCGACGCCGAGCGCATGGTCAACCGCTTCACCAACCGCTTCAACGCGGAGCTGGAAGAGGACCACATCGCGTGA
- a CDS encoding YnfA family protein, with amino-acid sequence MPILRSAALFAVAALFEIGGAWLVWQGVREHRGPLWITGGVLALGAYGFVATFQPDAHFGRILAAYGGIFVAGSILWGVVADGYRPDRWDIAGALVCLAGMAIIMWAPRNGG; translated from the coding sequence ATGCCGATCCTCCGCTCCGCCGCCCTGTTCGCCGTCGCCGCGCTGTTCGAGATCGGCGGCGCCTGGCTGGTCTGGCAGGGCGTACGGGAGCACCGGGGCCCGCTGTGGATCACCGGGGGCGTCCTCGCGCTCGGCGCGTACGGCTTCGTCGCCACCTTCCAGCCCGACGCCCACTTCGGCCGCATCCTCGCCGCCTACGGCGGGATCTTCGTGGCCGGCTCGATCCTGTGGGGCGTGGTCGCCGACGGCTACCGGCCCGACCGCTGGGACATCGCCGGCGCGCTGGTCTGCCTCGCCGGGATGGCGATCATCATGTGGGCACCCCGGAACGGCGGCTGA